Part of the Vicinamibacteria bacterium genome is shown below.
GGCCCCGCCAGCGGTTGGTGCGGGGGGCCGAGTTCCGCCGCGTCCTGCGCCGCGGGGTCCGGCTCGGAGGGCCGCTCTTCTTGATGGTGGCGGTGGAGAACGACCGCGGCCATCACCGCCTGGGCCTTACGGTCAGCCGCAAGGTGGGCAAGGCCGCGGATCGAAACCGGGTCAAGCGGCTGCTGCGCGAGAGTTTTCGCCGGAGCGCCCAGGATGTCGCGCGCGGCTTCGATCTCGTGCTCGTGCCCAGGACGGAAATGGTCGTAAGAACCCAGCCCGAGGTGGACCGTGAATACCGAGAGCGCCTCCGGCGCCTCCTGGCCCGGGCGGGGGGCCCGTCCCGCGGCGCGGGCGCTGCTGCTGCTGATTGAGGCCTACCGCGTGACCCTGTCCCCCCTCATCGGCGGCTACTGCCGCTTCCTGCCCAGCTGCAGCGTGTATGCCGAGGAAGCGCTCCTGAAACACGGAGCCCGGCGGGGCTCGCTGCTCACCCTTCGCCGCCTGCTCCGCTGCCATCCGTTCCACCCCGGGGGCCTCGACCCCGTTCCCTAGGAAACTGCATGGAAGAACGCCGTCTCCTGCTGGCCGTGGCCCTCTCGCTGCTCGTTCTCACGGCCTACAGCCTCCTGTTCCCGTCCTCGCCCCGGCGGCCGGTCCCCGCGGCGGAGGCGAGCCCCTCTGCCCGTCCCCCCGTACCACCCGCACCCACCCCGAGCCCGGGGCCGAGCCGTGCCACCCCGCCGCCCGAGGTCAAAGTGGCCGCTGTCGCCCCCGTGGCGGACGAACGGGAGAGGAGGGTGGAGGTGACGGGCCGCGACATGACGCTGGCCTTCACCAACCGGGGGGCCCGGGTCGTGTCCTGGCGCCTGGCCCGGTTCATGGACCCGGGGGGCAAGCCCGAGGAGATGGTACAGGCGCTGGCTTCCGGGCCGCGCCCCCTGGACATCGAGACCGGGGATCCCGCCCTCGACCTCCGGCTGCGCGAGGCCCTCTTCCGGCCCTCCGCCGAGTCCGTCATCCTCCCGGGGGCGGGGACGGCCACGCTCAGCTTCGACTACGCGGAGGGGGACGTCACGGCCCAGAAGACCCTGATCTTCGAGGGCCAGGACTACCTCGTCAAGGTGAGGGCGTCCGCGCGGCGCGGAGGCCAGGAGCTGCCCACCAAGATCCTGTGGGGGCCGGGGGTCGGCAACCCCTCCGCCGCCGAGATGGAGGTCCAGGGCTACGAGGCCCCCCACGGCGTGGCTCTGACCGACAGCGGGGTGGAGCGGCTCCCCACCGACAAGCTGCCCCCCCCCGGCCGCGCCCTCGCGGGCGCCCGCTGGGTCGGGGTGGAGAGCCACTACTTTGCTGCCCTCTTCATCCCCCCCGGGGAGCGGGGCACGGCGGAGATCCGGGCCATCAGCCTTCCCACGGGTGAGGACGGGAAGCCCCGCAAGGCGCCCCTGGTCGCCCTCGACCTCGGCCCGGGAGCGGGCCCGGCCTGGCTCTACGTGGGGCCGAAGGACTATCACGAGCTCTCCCGCCTCGACCACCGCCTGAACCAGGTGGTACCGGTCGGAGAGTGGATCGGCCCCATCGTCGTCCCCTTCATGGGCCTGCTGCGCTGGGTGCACAGCCACGTGGGCAACTACGGCTGGTCGATCGTGGTCCTCACCCTTCTCATCAACGCGGCCATGGCCCCGTTCCGGCACTACAGCATCGCCAACGGCCTCAAGATGACCAAGCTGGCCCCCGAGATGAAGGTCATCCAGGAGCGCTACCGCAAGGTGCCCCTCCTGGACCCCAAGCGCCAGGACATGCAGGAGGAGATGGCCGCTCTTTACGCCCGGCATGGGATGAGCATGCAGACCCAGATGATGGTGGGCTGCCTGCCCCTGCTCTTGACCATGCCCTTCCTGATCGCGTTCTACCGCGTGCTGAGCGTGTCCATCGAGCTCCGGGGGGCCACCTTCCTCTGGATCCCGGACCTCAGCCAGAAGGACCCCCTGTTCTTGACCCCCGTCCTCATGGGCATCTCCATGTTCGCGATGCAGAGGATGACGCCCACCGCCATGGACCCCGCCCAGCAGAAGATCATGATGATCATGCCCCTGATGCTTATGGGCATGTTCCTGTGGGCTCCCGCCGGCCTCAACCTCTACTGGCTGGCCAGCAACCTCTGCTCGATCGTCCAGCAGGCCACCACCCTCTCCATCCTGCGGGCGGGGGAGGCGGGCCCCAAGCGGGAGCGCAAACGACGGTGAAGGACCGGATGTTCTCCGGTCGGGACGTGGCGGACGCGCTGGCCGCGGCCGGCCAGGCCCTCGGCTTGCCGGCGGAGACGTTGCGCTACGTCGTGCTCGAAGCCGGCCGTCCGGGGGGCCTCGGGGTCAGCCCGAGCCCGGCCCGGATCGCCGTGCTCCTGGACGGCTCCCCCGCCCCGCCCACCCCGAAGCCCGCCGAACCCCGCCCACCCGGGGATCCGCGGGCGGGGATCCGGGCCGTCGTCCGCGCGCTGGGGGAGGCGGCGGGGATCGACCTGACGGCGGAGATCGAGGAGGGGGATGAGGGCCTCCGGGTCCGCCTGGGGGGCAGCGACCAAAGATTCTTCCTCGAGGAGGAGGGCGAGGTCCTGCGCGCCACCGAGCACCTCCTGATACGCATGTTCGCCCGGGACGTGGCCCCGCGGTGGATCGTCGTGGAGTGCGAGGGCTACCGCGAGCAGCGCGAAGAGACCCTGCGGGCGACGGCCCTGGAGCTGGCGGCGGCCGTGACCGCCGACGGAAAGGCCCGCACCAGCCCCGCCTTGAACGCCTACGAGCGGCGGATCGTTCACCTCGCCCTGGCCGAGGTCAAGGGGGTCGTGACCTACAGCGTGGGCGAGGGGGGCGACCGGCGGGTCACGGTAGCGCCCGCGGAGGCCCCGCCCGGATCACCGGGAGGCGAGCCGTAGCCGAGCACGGCCCGGCCCTCCGCGCCCTCGGTCTCCCCGAGCCCGCCCTAGAGGCCCTCGAGGCGTACCTCGGGCTCCTGGCCGCCTGGAGCGCGCGGGTGAACCTGACGGGGGCGCGCGGTCCGGCGGAGCGGGTGGGGCTCCTGGTGGCCCCCGTCCTTCCCCTCCTCCCCCTCCTCGTCCCCGGGCGTCTCCTGGATGTGGGGTCGGGCAACGGCTCCCCCGGCCTCGTCCTCGCCCTCCTGCGCCCCGAGCTCGCGGTGACCCTCCTGGAGCCCCGCGCACGCCGTTGGGCGTTCTTGAAGGAGGCGGCCCGCGCCGCGGGACGGCCCGACATCGAGGTCCTGCGGCTCCGCCACGACGCCTACCCCGGCCCCCCCGCGCAAACCCTGTCCCTACGGGGGCTGGCCCTGCCCCTCCGCGAACTGGGGGGGCTCGTGGCGGAGGGGGGCCGGGTGGTGGTCCTGGGCCGTGCGCCCAAGGGGGAGGCGCCCTTCGTCGCGGAGAGCCTCGCCCGCCCCCCCGTGCACTCGTTCCGGCGGTGTTCCACGTGAAACGTCCGCCCCCCAACGCCCCTGTGCTATCCTCCGCGGCTCCAGGGGGACGCTTGGGACGGGTCATCGCGGTCGCTAACCAAAAAGGAGGGGTGGGCAAGACCACCACCGCCATCAACTTGGCGGCCAGCCTGGCCGCGGCCGAGCGGCGGGTGCTGGCGGTGGA
Proteins encoded:
- the yidC gene encoding membrane protein insertase YidC, which produces MEERRLLLAVALSLLVLTAYSLLFPSSPRRPVPAAEASPSARPPVPPAPTPSPGPSRATPPPEVKVAAVAPVADERERRVEVTGRDMTLAFTNRGARVVSWRLARFMDPGGKPEEMVQALASGPRPLDIETGDPALDLRLREALFRPSAESVILPGAGTATLSFDYAEGDVTAQKTLIFEGQDYLVKVRASARRGGQELPTKILWGPGVGNPSAAEMEVQGYEAPHGVALTDSGVERLPTDKLPPPGRALAGARWVGVESHYFAALFIPPGERGTAEIRAISLPTGEDGKPRKAPLVALDLGPGAGPAWLYVGPKDYHELSRLDHRLNQVVPVGEWIGPIVVPFMGLLRWVHSHVGNYGWSIVVLTLLINAAMAPFRHYSIANGLKMTKLAPEMKVIQERYRKVPLLDPKRQDMQEEMAALYARHGMSMQTQMMVGCLPLLLTMPFLIAFYRVLSVSIELRGATFLWIPDLSQKDPLFLTPVLMGISMFAMQRMTPTAMDPAQQKIMMIMPLMLMGMFLWAPAGLNLYWLASNLCSIVQQATTLSILRAGEAGPKRERKRR
- a CDS encoding R3H domain-containing nucleic acid-binding protein is translated as MKDRMFSGRDVADALAAAGQALGLPAETLRYVVLEAGRPGGLGVSPSPARIAVLLDGSPAPPTPKPAEPRPPGDPRAGIRAVVRALGEAAGIDLTAEIEEGDEGLRVRLGGSDQRFFLEEEGEVLRATEHLLIRMFARDVAPRWIVVECEGYREQREETLRATALELAAAVTADGKARTSPALNAYERRIVHLALAEVKGVVTYSVGEGGDRRVTVAPAEAPPGSPGGEP
- the rnpA gene encoding ribonuclease P protein component — its product is MADRRGASFRPRQRLVRGAEFRRVLRRGVRLGGPLFLMVAVENDRGHHRLGLTVSRKVGKAADRNRVKRLLRESFRRSAQDVARGFDLVLVPRTEMVVRTQPEVDREYRERLRRLLARAGGPSRGAGAAAAD
- a CDS encoding RsmG family class I SAM-dependent methyltransferase encodes the protein MTGRRAVAEHGPALRALGLPEPALEALEAYLGLLAAWSARVNLTGARGPAERVGLLVAPVLPLLPLLVPGRLLDVGSGNGSPGLVLALLRPELAVTLLEPRARRWAFLKEAARAAGRPDIEVLRLRHDAYPGPPAQTLSLRGLALPLRELGGLVAEGGRVVVLGRAPKGEAPFVAESLARPPVHSFRRCST
- the yidD gene encoding membrane protein insertion efficiency factor YidD, encoding MTLSPLIGGYCRFLPSCSVYAEEALLKHGARRGSLLTLRRLLRCHPFHPGGLDPVP